From the Capnocytophaga sp. oral taxon 878 genome, the window ACTAACCCGAAAGCATCAAGTACTTGCTTACCCATATTCAACGCAATCATCGCGAGGAATACAAGGTACATCAGGTTAATCATCTTCTGTCTAGGACTTGCCTTTCCACCTGCCATAAGCTAATTAAATTTTAATGTTAATAAATAGAATTACTTTTAACGTGCGCCACCCATTGCAGATAGCATTCCTCCATAGATAGTGTTCAAAGATTTTAAATTATCTTTGAAAGAAAGCATCTGTTGGTTTAGTGAATCAAGGTTATCAGCAATTCCTGCTTGAGCAGATACTTGGCGTTCAGTTCTTTCTAATTGTAATTTGTAAAGGCTATTAAGTGATTCTAAGTTTGAAGCAGCTTCTGATAACTCCTCACCATATTTGTGTGTAGCTACCATTGTGCTAGTAACAGGTGCTATCTCTTTACTTGCTTCAGCAAAGTTTTCTATTGATTTACCCAAGCTACGCATTAAGTTAGCATCGATTTTAGCTTCGGCTAATATACCGTCCAATTTTTCTGAAAGTGATTCTTTAAGAGCTTTGTCTTCAGCTAATACTTGCTGAGCCATTACTCCTTGGCGCTCTATAGGAGCTCCTCCTTTTAGTTCAGGATATACTAATGACCAATCCAAATCTTCGTCAATAGGCTCAAATGCCGACATAAAGAAGATGATAGCCTCAGTACCCATACCTATCGCCAATAATAAACTACCACTTACACCTAAGATATCCATGTGCAAAATTTTAGCTAAGGCTCCCACAATTACAATGGATGCACCAATACCATAAGCATAGTTAAAAATTCTCTTTGTTGCTCTACTTCCTGCCATAATGTTGTTTTATTAAAAATGTTGTTGAAAATTGTTGATTTTGGTTATTTTAAAAATATTATCTATATCCACGTGCTGATTTAGACTGTTGCTTGTCACTAATACCCATATAGTCTTGTACTGTACGGAATCCTATGTAACTACGAGCCGAATCTTGATACTCATAATCACGGGTATTTACTTGCAACATAAAGGCTACGTCTTTCCATGATCCTCCACGTATTACCTTTCTACGATTACTGTCATCCAATACGTTAGGATTCATTGTCGACATATATTCGTATGAGTTAGGATCGTATGAAGTGTTTGTCCACTCTGATACGTTACCAGCCATATTATATAAGTTGTATCCATTAGGCTCGTATGATTTAGCCTCAACAGTGTACAAAGCATTATCCGAAGCATAGTCACCACGCAATGGCTTAAAGTTCGCAAGGAAACAAGCCTTATCATCATAGGTATAAGGACCACCCCAAGGATAAGTACCTCCTGGCAGACCACCTCTTGCAGCATATTCCCATTCCGACTCAATTGGCAAACGGAATGCGTTTACAGTATAATCTCCTTTTGATTTTTGGTAAGCATTTTTATTAAGAGTACGCCATTCACAAAAAGCCTTAGCTTGTATCCAGCTCACACCTACTACAGGATAATCCCCGTAGGCCTCATGCCAGAAATAATCATTGTGCATTGGCTCATTATATGAATAGTTAAAGTCACGTATCCATACAGTAGTATCTGGATACACTTTCACAATCTCCTCTTTTATGAAGTCCTTACGGTTACCACGCTTACGCGCAGCTTTATCCATATCAAGCCATTGGTACTTGAACTCAAATTTCTGAACGTCCATAATGCGTTTACCATTATAAGCTTCCTCTTCTGGTAAATACATCTTGTCCATTACTTCAGAATAGTACTCATCTGGGAATTTATTTGTATCCCAAATAAGCGCTTTCTTCTTGTTAAGTTTGCGGGCTTTCTCATCACCGTAGGTATTTTGCAAATATTGCTGCCAAGCATTCATCTTCTCGGTATTAGAGTCAAGGTAAGCATAATCTCCTATGCCTCCTCCTCCCGAGGTCTGACCTGTCTGCTCAGCCATATCTGCCAACTGCGTGCGAATGATAGAATCACGCACCCAGTTCACAAACTGTCGGTATTCACTATTAGTGATTTCTGTTTCGTCCATATAGAACGAGCCGACACTCACTGTTTTGACGTTAGCGTTCAAACTCGCAGTTTTATCATCATCGGAACTACCCATAATGAACGAACCACTCGGAATAAGTGTCATACCATAAGGGGTAGGTTGTTTCCAACTTTTACCACCTACACCTACAAGCTCTCCTTTGTTATCGCCACCGCCGCGCTTACACGCAATTACTACTAACAATAGCAGTAGCACTACAAATATTCTTCTTGCCATAAACATTGTTTAAATTCACATATTAATTTAGGGCGCAAACGTACGCATTTTATTTCACACCCACAAAATTTATTCAATATAATTTTTGCTCAAATGAAAAATTTAACAAATTCTTTACATTTAAAGTCTTTTGTAACAGCCAAATGTAAAAAAAGTTTAAACTTCATCTTATTTTCTAATTCCCATATTCCACAAAATAAATGCCTGTATATCCGCATTTAATTCTATCACTTTGCTCACTGGTGTTCCTGCTCCATGCCCCGCATTAGTCTCTATCCTAATCAATACAGGATTGTCTCCCGTTTGCTTCGCTTGTAGCTCTGCCGCAAACTTAAAGCTATGCGCTGGCACTACCCTATCATCATGATCCCCCGTAGTAACAAGCGTAGCAGGATAATTCACCCCTTGTTTCACATTGTGTAATGGTGAGTAATTTTTTAAATATTCAAACATCTCTTTGCTATCTGCTGCTGTTCCGTAATCGTATGCCCAGCCAGCACCTGCAGTAAAGGTATGATAACGCAACATATCCAATACTCCTACCTCAGGAATAGCCACTTTAAATAAGTCCGGACGCTGTAACATCGTTGCTCCTACTAGTAATCCGCCGTTGGAACCCCCTTTAATTGCTAAGTAATTAGGCGATGTATATTTCTCTTTAATCAAGTACTCAGCAGCAGCTATAAAATCGTCAAACACATTTTGTTTTTGCATCTTAGTACCTGCATCGTGCCATTTCTTACCGTACTCTCCACCTCCACGTAAGTTGGGTACTGCATACACACCTCCCTGTTTAATCCAAACAGCCACTGGCACACTAAAACGTGGTTGCAAGCTCACATTAAATCCTCCATAACCATATAATAAAGTAGGATTATTACCATCCAGTTTTAGTCCCTTCTTATAGGTAATAATCATAGGTATCCGAGTGCCATCTTTACTATTGTAGAACACTTGTTTTGATTCGTAATCCACACTATTGAACATTAAAAAAGGTCTCCAATAGTATTTAGTCTTACCCGTAACCAAGTCCATTTCATACAAAGTAGTTGGAGTAGCATAGTTAGTGAAACTATAATAGGTGCGTGTTTCATTCTTTTTAGCACTAAAACCACTAGCTGTTCCTACATTAGGAAACTCTACCTGTCTTATAAACTTACCATTATAGTCATACTGTTTCACTTCCGATACCGCATCCACCATATATTGAGCAAAAATATACCCTCCTGCCAATGAAATGCTAAGTACATTCTCCGTCTCTGGTATCACATCCACCCAATTTTCCGATTGCGGTTTAGCTATATCCACCTTTACCAATCGCTTGTTAGGAGCATTAAGATTTGTTTGCAAATAAATCGTACTACCTTGCATATCCACAAAGTCAGTATCCGTTTCTAATGAGTTGCTAATTACTACCAAAGGCGCTGTAGCATTGTTTAAATCTTTTACAACCAACTTATTGCCCGAAGTAGCTTGAGCCATCGATATAAATAAATATCGCCCATCACTTGATACTACCCCCGATACATATCGGTACTTCTCATCTTCCTTCCCTCCAAATATAAGCTCATCTTCTTTCTGTGGCTTGCCCAACTTGTGATAGTATAATTTATGTCTATCCGTCTTAGCCGATAGTTCACTGCCTTTCGGCTTATCATAGCTAGAGTAGAAAAAGCCTTCATTACCTTTCCACGCCACACCACTAAATTTTATATCTACCAACGTATCTCCTATGCGCTCCTTAGTTTCAGCATTCAGCACAATACCCTTGCGCCAGTCACTACCCCCTTCCGATATAAGGTAAGCCACCAACGAGCCATCCTCACTAAATTCCAACGTACTTAATGAAGTAGTACCATCAGCCGAAAAAGTATTAGGATCCAAAAACACCTCTTCCTTGCCATCCTTATCCTTTCTAAATACTACCGACTGGTTCTTAAGCCCACTATTTCTATAATAATAGATGTAATTCCCCTCCGTAAAAGGCAATCCTACCCTCTCATAGTTCCAAAGCTCCTCAAGCTCCTTCTTAATACCTTCTCTATAAGGTATCTGTTGCAAATACTTACCAGTAAATTCATTCTGAGTCTTCACCCAAGCAGCCGTCTCTGCCGAGCGGTCATCCTCCAGCCATCTATAAGGGTCAGGCACTTGGGTACCAAAATAAGTATCCACTACATCTCCTTTTTTCGTTTCAGGGTAGTCCATACGGGTTCCATCATTTTTTGCAGTCTGGTTACAAGCTACAAGCGCCAATAACGTTGCCGAAAATAAAATTTGCTTCATTTCTTACTTTATTTTTAGTTTTTTAGGTATTAATATCTACGGCAAATACTATTTGCTATCTCTTTACCATTACTAATTCACATCACAAAAGCCCCCTAAGCCGTAAAATTCTTTATCTACAGTCCTAGTTCATCCTCTGTTACAGTTTCCCTTCCATAACTCCCTCTTGGCACTATGTAATATTAGGCACAAAGGTACAACATTTTTTCAAATGCACAAGTTTTTAATTAACAAAATAAAAACAACCACCCTCCATTCCGCCCACCCTCATTCACCCCCCAACCAAAAACAAACAAAACCCCACCCTCTTACCTCTTATCTCTTACCTCTTCCCTACTTTAAACGAACGAATAACGAAGGATAAACGAACTATAAACGAAGGATAGTTGCCCAACCCTCACACCCCACTAAAAATAAAAAAGCCGTTTTCTCAACATCCTCCCGATGTCTCAAAAACAGCCTCTCCTATCTCTTATCTCTTACCTCTTACCTAATTCTCACCTCTTATCCCGCTTCAAAAGGTAATTCACAGCCGTAGCCGCCGCGTGCAACCCAAAGGCCGCCGGCATAAAACTTATAGTACCATAATACGACTTCTTATAATCCAACCCCTCAGTGCGCTGCATCGTCTCTTTTGATACTATCTCTGCCGAAAATACAGCCTTAATCCCCGAATCAATACGCTCATTCTTAAGCCGCTTCCTCATAAACTTAGCTAGCGGACAGTTATACGTCTTCATCAAGTCCGCCACCTTTATCTGCGATACATCCGTAGCACCACCAGCACCCATACTGCTCACCAGCTTCACCTTCTTGCGCTTAGCCGCCAAAATAAGATTCAGCTTCGGAGTAATACTATCAATACAATCTATCACATAGTCAAATTCAGGCGTCACAATATCATAAGCCCTCTCCGGACTCAAAAACTCATTCAGCACAGTAAGCCTCAATTCCGGATTAATATCCATCAGCCTCTCCGCCATCACCTCAGCCTTCGCCCGCCCCACGGTAGAGCGCAATGCCGGTAACTGCCGGTTAATATTAGTCACCGATACCGTATCAGCATCCACAATCGTCATAGCACCCACACCCGCACGTGCCACAAATTCAGCAGCGTACGAGCCCACGCCACCCAAGCCTACAATAAGAATATGCGCCCTTTGCAGCACATCAATACCCTCAGCCTTTACCAAAAGTTCAGTTCTTTCTAACCAATTATTCTCATTCATAATCTCAAAAAAAAGCCTCCTTGTCAATAAGGGGGCTTATATATTATTGTGCCAATAACAGTAACACCTGCCAAAGCACCTACAATTAATTTCACGCCGCAAAATTACAAAATATTTTCTACCTCACAACTATTCACCTCATTTTCACATACTCCCACCAGCCCTCACCCCTACCCTCCCCCACCCTACTCCCCCACCCCTAAAAAACAAAAATTGCGTGATTCTCGATAAATCACGCAATTTTTACTATATTTGCAGCCTAAAACAATAATAACAATGATTGAAACTCCTCCCCCTTTCTCACCCAAAACAAGTAGCATCAGCCTTATAGATGATTTATTATCAAAAGGTTACTTACAAAAAATACAAAACGATTACCTATATTGGTCTCAGCTAAAATACAAAACTAAAGATAACCCCCCCGCAGAACTATGGCAAGCCGTAAAGCTATATCGCGCCCTTAACCAGCGAACTATAAAGTTTGGCAAATATCAGTTTACCTACGTCCTTACCGACTATATACAGCAATCCCTACACCTTTTCGATATGCATATAGGCGGCACCCTCACCAGTAATATGGGCATTGCCAAAACAGATACCCACAAATTTATGATGAGTTCCATTATGGAAGAATCCATAGCAAGCAGCCAAATTGAAGGAGCCAATACTACCCGAAAAAAAGCTAAGGAAATGATCCAAAAAGGGATAAAACCCAAAACAAAGTCAGAGGTAATGATTGTCAATAACTTCAATACTATGCAATATATAGTACAACACAAAAACAACCCTCTCACCCCCGAAAGCCTCCTTCACTTACACCAACTCATCAGCCACAACACCCTCGATTCACCTCAAGAAGAAGGCACTTTCAGAACTCATAACGATATCTACGTAGTCGATTATAGCAGCAGTGAAGTAGTACATACCCCTCCCGATGCTTCCCAAATACCTCAGCTTATCAGTCACTTATGTACCTTTTTTAACACCAATACACATAACTTCATTCACCCCATCATAAAAGCCTGTATCCTACATTTTATGATAGGCTACATACACCCTTTTACCGATGGCAATGGGCGCACAGCACGAGCCGTTTTTTATTGGTATATGCTCAAATCAGGCTATTGGCTTACCGAGTACCTTTCCATTTCACGCATTATAAAAGAAACTAAAAGCCAATATGAAAAAGCCTTCCTTTACACCGAAGCCGATGATAATGACCTCAGCTACTTTATCACCTATCAGCTCAAAGCAATGGAAAAAGCCTTCGATGCCTTAAAAGACTATATCAACCGAAAACAAAAAGAAATATTCCAAGCCTCTCAGTTTATGAAAATACCAGGAGTAAATGAGCGTATGGCACAAATCATCAAAATAATTTACGACGATCCCGAGCGCATACTCTCTATCAAAGAAATAGAAAATCGCTTTCTTGTTTCCAACTACACAGCCCGTACCGATCTAAAACAACTAGTCGAT encodes:
- the gldK gene encoding gliding motility lipoprotein GldK; the encoded protein is MFMARRIFVVLLLLLVVIACKRGGGDNKGELVGVGGKSWKQPTPYGMTLIPSGSFIMGSSDDDKTASLNANVKTVSVGSFYMDETEITNSEYRQFVNWVRDSIIRTQLADMAEQTGQTSGGGGIGDYAYLDSNTEKMNAWQQYLQNTYGDEKARKLNKKKALIWDTNKFPDEYYSEVMDKMYLPEEEAYNGKRIMDVQKFEFKYQWLDMDKAARKRGNRKDFIKEEIVKVYPDTTVWIRDFNYSYNEPMHNDYFWHEAYGDYPVVGVSWIQAKAFCEWRTLNKNAYQKSKGDYTVNAFRLPIESEWEYAARGGLPGGTYPWGGPYTYDDKACFLANFKPLRGDYASDNALYTVEAKSYEPNGYNLYNMAGNVSEWTNTSYDPNSYEYMSTMNPNVLDDSNRRKVIRGGSWKDVAFMLQVNTRDYEYQDSARSYIGFRTVQDYMGISDKQQSKSARGYR
- a CDS encoding prolyl oligopeptidase family protein — encoded protein: MKQILFSATLLALVACNQTAKNDGTRMDYPETKKGDVVDTYFGTQVPDPYRWLEDDRSAETAAWVKTQNEFTGKYLQQIPYREGIKKELEELWNYERVGLPFTEGNYIYYYRNSGLKNQSVVFRKDKDGKEEVFLDPNTFSADGTTSLSTLEFSEDGSLVAYLISEGGSDWRKGIVLNAETKERIGDTLVDIKFSGVAWKGNEGFFYSSYDKPKGSELSAKTDRHKLYYHKLGKPQKEDELIFGGKEDEKYRYVSGVVSSDGRYLFISMAQATSGNKLVVKDLNNATAPLVVISNSLETDTDFVDMQGSTIYLQTNLNAPNKRLVKVDIAKPQSENWVDVIPETENVLSISLAGGYIFAQYMVDAVSEVKQYDYNGKFIRQVEFPNVGTASGFSAKKNETRTYYSFTNYATPTTLYEMDLVTGKTKYYWRPFLMFNSVDYESKQVFYNSKDGTRIPMIITYKKGLKLDGNNPTLLYGYGGFNVSLQPRFSVPVAVWIKQGGVYAVPNLRGGGEYGKKWHDAGTKMQKQNVFDDFIAAAEYLIKEKYTSPNYLAIKGGSNGGLLVGATMLQRPDLFKVAIPEVGVLDMLRYHTFTAGAGWAYDYGTAADSKEMFEYLKNYSPLHNVKQGVNYPATLVTTGDHDDRVVPAHSFKFAAELQAKQTGDNPVLIRIETNAGHGAGTPVSKVIELNADIQAFILWNMGIRK
- a CDS encoding Fic family protein, producing the protein MIETPPPFSPKTSSISLIDDLLSKGYLQKIQNDYLYWSQLKYKTKDNPPAELWQAVKLYRALNQRTIKFGKYQFTYVLTDYIQQSLHLFDMHIGGTLTSNMGIAKTDTHKFMMSSIMEESIASSQIEGANTTRKKAKEMIQKGIKPKTKSEVMIVNNFNTMQYIVQHKNNPLTPESLLHLHQLISHNTLDSPQEEGTFRTHNDIYVVDYSSSEVVHTPPDASQIPQLISHLCTFFNTNTHNFIHPIIKACILHFMIGYIHPFTDGNGRTARAVFYWYMLKSGYWLTEYLSISRIIKETKSQYEKAFLYTEADDNDLSYFITYQLKAMEKAFDALKDYINRKQKEIFQASQFMKIPGVNERMAQIIKIIYDDPERILSIKEIENRFLVSNYTARTDLKQLVDLGFLEAISVNKKKQSYIKSPLFFSLLKTKIA
- a CDS encoding ThiF family adenylyltransferase: MNENNWLERTELLVKAEGIDVLQRAHILIVGLGGVGSYAAEFVARAGVGAMTIVDADTVSVTNINRQLPALRSTVGRAKAEVMAERLMDINPELRLTVLNEFLSPERAYDIVTPEFDYVIDCIDSITPKLNLILAAKRKKVKLVSSMGAGGATDVSQIKVADLMKTYNCPLAKFMRKRLKNERIDSGIKAVFSAEIVSKETMQRTEGLDYKKSYYGTISFMPAAFGLHAAATAVNYLLKRDKR
- the gldL gene encoding gliding motility protein GldL; its protein translation is MAGSRATKRIFNYAYGIGASIVIVGALAKILHMDILGVSGSLLLAIGMGTEAIIFFMSAFEPIDEDLDWSLVYPELKGGAPIERQGVMAQQVLAEDKALKESLSEKLDGILAEAKIDANLMRSLGKSIENFAEASKEIAPVTSTMVATHKYGEELSEAASNLESLNSLYKLQLERTERQVSAQAGIADNLDSLNQQMLSFKDNLKSLNTIYGGMLSAMGGAR